TATTAACGGTTCTCGGACGTCTGTCAATGGGTGAAGTTGTATTCCTTTCCACGCATTCGAAttatgacgaggaaaaattaattccagctTCAAGtcccattttttataattgacgaatttcaacagttactctttgataatatgttctactgctgagttactgtgaatgacattaattactctacgctgctatgtcgttggtgattaaatattgtaattgcattaagtaggttacatagTATTGGGGAATGTGTTTGTCGGCAATGTGGTTCATGTTTAGGGCATACCTCCCTATGCAGGTGTACCCGCCTCAGAGAAAGCATCTcccaccacccctcctccccattcAAAAACTTGGAAAACCCAAGTCTACGCCGGGTTAGAGATTTCGCAATGGCGGGCGGCCGCCTCGGCCCAACGGACACCCCTGCGCCGCGCCGGCAAGGTCATTGAACACTCCATCGGCTCTTTGTTGACTTTGAGCCCTCGGAAAGGAAAAACCCCTTTCGCTTGCGACGAAAAATGGGTTACCGCCACgtggaattttaaatgtgtatgtgTAAACTGAAAATATGCGGAATTTCACCCTTCGAATTCTTGTCagggtttttttaataattggcaTGAAGTGTCCCCAAATAATTCGAAGATGAAATACAGACGATAAGAAGAAATACATGACATAGGAAGAGCATGCACAAAGATATGTATTTATAGGAAATcgtagcgaaataattatatagataaaataaacatCGAAAAGGTTAGAAAGTAAGTCGTAACCCCTGTCTCCCAACGACTCTCAAAGCGGAAAGCGACCGCGCTCATAAATTGTCAATCTAGGagttttgcgaaatattttcacGTTCCCTTCTAGAAAAAGATAACTCAAGGATGGAATTGTTCGTGTTAAGAGTAGCGCTTacactaaaaaaattctaatgtaacTATCAACCTTTGTATGGTGTTCCGCCGGAGCGTCAATAAGGAAAATGTTCTTGCATACATAGGTTGAAATTGACGTTAGAACGTCGTTCAAAGTTTCGAAATTCTCATAATGAAACGAGGACTTCGATtgcaagtctgcaatttacgtttacTGGACAATTATCCacatagatatttgatataaggtAATCAGGCCATAACGCAGGAGCGTCACGGTGGTTTTACGGTGGAATCGCCCGAGGGCTGAGCAGGTACCTGTATCGCAGGTCTGTGAACGAACCCCAGAGGCTCGTGGGCCGGCCGTGACGAATTGTTTATGCAGTAGTTTTGCGAGATAAATTTTTGTTCGTTTCTCGAAAAATGTAAATCATGAATGCCATTGTTCATCTTCAAAGCAgccataacaatttttaaacgaagttctgcgATCAATTTTAACGATTTTACCCATTTCCGCCCTGAAGTCAACATGAATAAATTTACTGCTTACTGTCGCTAATATTGTCGGTAGAACTTGGTTCAAAATTTGAGATTTGTCATGAtgaatcgaggaattcaattccaagaatgaaattaaagttcaatcaacaattagccaCATAGCTATTTCACATAAAGAAAGAAGGCCCTTAAGGACGGGGATTACTCCCTCTTGGGAAGTAATCGCCCCGGGCCCTTCCAGTCAACGGGGACTGTGAACGACCACACGAGCAGTGTGGGTTGGGTCGGCGGTCAGTTATTGTTTATTCATCCCTTTAGCGAAATAAAGTTGTGTTCGTTTCTCGAGAAATGTGAAACAAGAATGGTATCGTTCGTCTTCAGAGCAGCGATAACAATTTTTGAACGAAGTTCTGCGATCAATTATAAGGTTTTTAGAAATTTCCGTCCTTATGTCAACGTGAGTAATTTCGACGGTTACTTGGGCTGATATTGACGTtataacttcgtttaaaatttaagatttctcatgatgaatggaggaacgcaatttcaagattaaaatttaggtTCAATGAACAATTATCCACTTTGCTGTTTCACGTAAACAGAGGAGGCCCGGAGGGAAGGAGACATTTCAACAAgatgcaattcaataaaaaaaattgcaaatacaaaatacagagtTAGCAAATTCATTGTGTCATCATATACATATCTGAGGAAACACGTAAATATGAATTAGATAATCCAATCAGCATAAATCTTTGCGTTAGTATTAACGGTTCTCGGACGTCTGTCAATGGGTGAAGTTGTATTCCTTTCCACGCATTCGAAttatgacgaggaaaaattaattccagctTCAAGtcccattttttataattgacgaatttcaacagttactctttgataatatgttctactgctgagttactgtgaatgacattaattactctacgctgctatgtcgttggtgattaaatattgtaattgcattaagtaggttacatagTATTGGGGAATGTGTTTGTCGGCAATGTGTTTCATGTTTAGGGCATACCTCCCTATGCAGGTGTACCCGCCTCAGAGAAAGCATCTcccaccacccctcctccccattcAAAAACTTGGAAAACCCCAGTCTACGCCGGGTTAGAGATTTTGCAATGGCGGGCGGCCGCCTCGGCCCAACGGACACCCCTGCGCCGCGCCGGCAAGGTCATTGAACACTCCATCGGCTCTTTGTTGACTTTGAGCCCTCGGAAAGGAAAAACCCCTTTCGCTTGCGACGAAAAATGGGTTACCGCCACGTGGAATTTTAAGTGTGTATGTGTAAACTGAAAATATGCGGAATTTCACCCTTCGAATTCTTGTCagggtttttttaataattggcaTGAAGTGTCCCCAAATAATTCGAAGATGAAATACAGACGATAAGAAGAAATACATGACATAGGAAGAGCATGCACAAAGATATGTATTTATAGGAAATcgtagcgaaataattatatagataaaataaacatCGAAAAGGTTAGAAAGTAAGTCGTAACCCCTGTCTCCCAACGACTCTCAAAGCGGAAAGCGACCGCGCTCATAAATTGTCAATCTAGGagttttgcgaaatattttcacGTTTCCTTCTAGAAAAAGATAACTCAAGGATGGAATTGTTCGTGTTAAGAGTAGCGCTTacactaaaaaaattctaatgtaacTATCAACCTTTGTATGGTGTTCCGCCGGAGCGTCAATAAGGAAAATGTTCTTGCATACATAGGTTGAAATTGACGTTAGAACGTCGTTCAAAGTTTCGAAATTCTCATAATGAAACGAGGACTTCGATtgcaagtctgcaatttacgtttacTGGACAATTATCCacatagatatttgatataaggtAATCAGGCCATAACGCAGGAGCGTCACGGTGGTTTTACGGTGGAATCGCCCGAGGGCTGAGCAGGTACCTGTATCGCAGGTCTGTGAACGAACCCCAGAGGCTCGTGGGCCGGCCGTGACGAATTGTTTATGCAGTAGTTTTGCGAGATAAATTTTTGTTCGTTTCTCGAAAAATGTAAATCATGAATGCCATTGTTCATCTTCAAAGCAgccataacaatttttaaacgaagttctgcgATCAATTTTAACGATTTTACCCATTTCCGCCCTGAAGTCAACATGAATAAATTTACTGCTTACTGTCGCTAATATTGTCGGTagaacttcgttcaaaatttgattttctcataatgaatcgaggaattcaattccaagaatgaaattaaagttcaATGGATGGAGTACTTGTTTTAAGCGTTACATATTCACTACATGGTCGCTTGCAGTtatgaatttcttttctatttactGGGGAAACTGTTATCCGATTTTAAGCCCTTATAAAACCTCCCCTAATGTGGCCGATACCCTTTGAAACCATGTctagatgagccgcgtagcatgtgtagtacgctgctCAGCCGCCTTTGGTGCTCCAACGGAAGTGACTTCTGTTTCCTGAGAACATGAAGCAGGGGCAAGTTTTCCAACTAACAGCAATGCATCATGTCTTCATTAATTTCCTGGGAAATTCCTTAATAAAGTACGCCATAACTAGTAAATTCTGTGAAATGATAATGAAGTAAACGGTTAACTTGTGGCTGGATGCATGACTGCAAAGTACGGGTGCAACGACGCTGTAATAAAGGGCGGCTTCCGTGCCAGGATTGTCACTCCTCACCAGGAAATGCGTACTGACAGCTGTCCCCCATCGTTATTGGTCACTATCGTCCAAAGGAATTCCTCAACGATGATGCAAAGGGTTACGGAATTAGTACTCCATTATGCGAAAGCGACAGAAAAGGAGGGTATTtacagaaaagaaatatttttcccaggtGTTACGGAAAGGTTCGTGAAATTTGTGgttaaaatgtcaagaaaatttaagatttttatatgaaaggCCTACGAAAggggattggaaatggaagagaaagcattaattttagaataaaatcactaaattgAGCATTAAGCACAGTTCAAAGGacttaagccattaaaataatgaaattttgatgaaaataattgcaagcagtgatttaaaattgataataacatgacttaatatttttcatccgcgcatgtatcttgaataataatttcattgataaatatgcacgcttgcatatatatttaacctattaatgtaaataaattcattttttgccctcaattaatttaaaatttgtattttgttgACCAACGCAAGCCTGTCCctgcctggggcagagtgggacattTTTCATCGAAGAAGAAACGTAAGTATTTCAACTGTTTTGAGTGAAATGTATTACTTGcggttttttttataagttttagaatatatTCTCCAAGCAGTGAGACCAAAATTTTTCGTTTACCAATTAAtctgaggaaaatttaaaataaaatgctacaactgtcccactgtgccccagtctcccctatcgTTTAAAATATTCCGCCCTCTTCACTTCTGACATTAAGCAATCAGTGCCTAATTCCAGTGAAGCTGCAATTCATAGTTTTAATAcagttttgtttaaattttgaaatcatgaaCGTAATTTGCGACCTATGAAAGTGTTAATACACAACTTActtcatatttaataattgttACCACCTTTTCTGCACTGGGCCTATTTGTGCTTGTAATATCAGGGGTAGAATGTTTTTGATAAAGTTAAAAGTCATCCATTTGAAGTTTGAATGAGTTTATACCAGTTTTTCCACGCCACCCGAGAGGTAACTGGCAAGGCGCGTTTCccttttttatacgtagacgtaACGGAAAAGGGATCCCCACGCCCCAGTTGAAAATATCCCCAAGTTTACCGGCCGAGAGAGCACAGCGAACgtaaagacaatatttttcaactgGCACATAGGCCTACTTGTAACCGACAAACACAAAGACACACACAGCCATTCACGCATCACATTCACACGTGCAAGCACTCCCTACCACACACTCCTCTCCAAGCATTCCATCACCACCTCCATCCCCCTCTGATTAAGGTGGACACCGTCGGGACGGCGACGATTACCTTTACCCATATACCTGtacggaagaaggaaaggaaatgaaaacaaccTTCATTGGGCATTGGAAAAGCATATGAGAATGAAATACCAACCTCTCAAAAAATGTGTCGTCTACCCCACCGTGATGGACAAGAAAAGGAGTTGTGATATCTACGACCCGGATCCCCCCTGTAAAGGAAGTCAGTTATGAGAGGAACGGTTAACGTCATCCAGCATACGTGAGTGCGAATACTGTGTAATATCTTACATCTGTAATACCGGTGTAGCCACCGTCCCAGCGCCAGTACGTGTCTCCTGTATATGACATTACGCCACATAGCTGGCGCTGGAGGTATTGTCAGGAAGGTAACTGCAGGGGCCAACACCCGCAGCTTCATTATTAATCGATGTATATCGGCCCTCAACGTTCGATATACGCAATCCTGGATGAAAGGGGAGAAATAATACGTTATTCTCCGCGAGAGAGGAGTTGGAATCCGCTGACGCTCTCTTTCACGGAAAAGTGTAAATAGGAACACTTACATTACGGAGGTCGTTCGACCCGATAAGGACGATCACAGGCTTTGCAAAATAACCGTGGTCATCCACGAGTCTCCTCAATTGGAGGACTGTCTGCCCCGATACACATAACCCGATGCGGGCAGGGCGAACTGTTGTGAGAAATCACAGGTGATGAGCAGGAAGAGAAGTTATTGGAAAAGGTACTTCATCATAGTATAAGTATGTACTTACCTCCCTCCATCCGCCACCCCAAATACGCACCCAGGCGCACCATATGGGAGTCGCCCAGGAGCTGATGTCCGCACATAACTGGCCCTTCCATCGTCGGCAACGGGTAATGGACAGCGGCAGGGTTTCTACAGGAGCGCACGATATCCTTCCAACGTCCTTGCTGAGATGCAGATGACGTTCGCATGCTACGTAGCACCCCTTCTCCGCCGCTTCGCCCACTCCTAAACCTTCAAACCTTCCCACTATACGCCGGACGGACGTGTCTCGTAGCTCCCACCACCTAAACCCCGCCTTCCGTGGGAGGAGTCATGGCGGCTGACAACCACGTAACAGCTGAAGTATGATCCACCTCTGGCATAATTGGCAGGGGTTTATAAATCACGAATATACAGCACGCAATTGGAATCGTACATGCTCATCACACGGTGGAAAGGAAGTGTATCGAATAATTTTCTACTGTTTATGTAAATGGAAGAAAGCATGCACATTTTTTGCCCAACCTTTCCATTTCCGTTACACAAATGATACATTAACAGTTGATGGATACTTTAAGAATTTCCGAGACTTCCAATCAATGAAAGTAGTTTCTAAATATTAACTTccgttttaaagaaatataaaagcgcaataatttaataatttgcttgaagTGTCCCCTAAAACTTCCGAGACGATGGTATTGTAATTGCCTACGAATGTTGTAAAAGGAGGGATGGAtacaaaatgatgatatttatttaaaagaattaatgcaattatgaattgattgccttaaagctttgcaatgtttttcaggaaataacaatattaaaattgagaTCCATACACGTAATATAATATCGCTtaatatattcccccccccctccactgcaAATACTAAGCAGTCATTGCCTTTTTTCAGTGAAGCTGCAATTTTTTGGCATGATATGGTATTATTAGAttagattattttgatcaaaattcgttcaactgagaagcacatgaaagcagctcagtgttacaatgatatcgaaattcttaattaataaaacttttaacagCGAAAATTCAACGACATTCCATTCAAGATAATTCATTTCTCCATGGCTAATTTATCCGAAATACGTATGGTGaaaccatatttatattttcaacacttattctaatttattcaaattcaagtaaaataaaatggaagcgcTCAGTGTACTGTATTCATAATTCAGAATCGACCGTTCATTTAGGCGTCTGCCACTCCGACATGAAGGCGAAAAAAGAACCATCGCGTGATTAACATAGTTTTCCCCGATATATAGGATACAATATTGGTAGTAGATGACGTTCATGGAAAAATTCAGCTTATTTGGATAGCCGCACGGCACGGCAGATTATAAGAGGGAAGCTGCTGCGCAAGGAATTGACATCAGGCGCCTAAGTTTAAGCTGCATAGGTTACATTTCACCAGTACTCTGGTACATACTCGTGCCCAGAACACGCAggaggaattatagaaaaattaacaaaatccttatttttcatcgcagaaacaccgTTCGAGTTCCTACTTGATGGCATGATTTGccggagtgcgatgaaaacattCAATTTCTGATGACGGGATAGTATGATAGAGTTCGAAAATGTAGTAGGATCGGTCACTTTTTCGGAGGTACGcgccccgctggtagggtcgaggagagggacctgcgtgggtgagttcgccGATGGTGGAGTCAGGGAATAATAACCCTTGGGAAtccttcggcgaaagtgctgaccgcatggcaccTTCCTTATTTCTAGTTGAGAGTATTTTTAAGAATATCCAAAACTAAATATTAATAGAAGCAGTTTAAATATGTTTCCTTCCGTTATAAATGCAAAGTAATGACAgcgaaaggaaataaatttcataaatactttaaatacattttcacgACCAATTACTGATTGCATTTGATTTCCGAATAATGTTACTAAACGTGGAATAATTATCGTTATGTGTACGTGCCGTATAGTGAAATACATTCAGCTATCATAATTTCCGTACGTGCAATCAAATCGAATTCTTTATGTATAGCGTATGTGCACGGTACGTGGGAATCGATAGTAGTAACCTACGTTTTTCCAATGCATTTGTACCCATGACAGATCCcccattcaaaatatttggaaaacccCAAGTCTACGCCAGAATGCGgacccctcccccaggcaacacACAACTGCCAGCGCTGCGCGGGCAAGGTCGTTGAGCACTCTAGCAGCCCATTGTTGATGGAAAGCCTTCTGAAAAGAATATCCCCGCTTGAGACGAAGGGATGCCGCCAAAAGGATATTTGAATGTGCATGTGAAAATCCAAAATAACTATACTTTCACCCTTCTCTGTCTTTTGCGGGTTTTCCCAACGCTTTTCACCCCATTCGTGTCCTTTCCATCCTGCGTGTCGCATTTCTCGATCCACCCACCCTTTTAATACAACACCGTACGGTAATGTACGCGACAAATGTGAATATTGTACGCCACAGAGGATGACATGAGAACGTCTACGCGAACATGCTCGCGTAGACGTCAAGGCGATAAACCAACCGTCGGGCAATGAAAATGGTTTTCCTCGAAATATAGGATACAATATTCAGAATGCATTtgacattatttagctcatttcTCAATTAATAATGTATCTAAAAATCACGATACCATCCCGTCCGATTATATAGCTTCTcccaaattaaatataaattttcactatgaaaaatcAAAGACGTTCCATTCCAGATAATTCATTTCTCCATGACTATTTCCTCCGAAATACGAATgatgaaaggaaaattatatttccgaCAATTATTCCAATTTATTGTAATTCAAGTAGAATTACATCAAAGTGACCGGTGTACTGTAACCATAATTCAAAATCGatcgtccatttaggcgtctgcgactcggACATGAAGGCGATGAAAGAACCATTGCGTAATGAACATAGTTTATCTCGAAATATAGGATACAATATTGATAGTGCGTTCTCGGAGAAAATGATCTTATTGGTATAGCCACAGGGCATGGCAGATTGAAAAAGTAAAGTGACGAATTGCAGATTGCATTTGATTTCTTGAACGAGGTATGTTACTAAACGTGGAATAATCAATGTTATGTGTACGTGCCGGATGAGAAAGGCATTCAGCTTTCATAATTCCCGTATGTAGAATCAGTTCAATTTTCTAGCGTGACGTATCATATGTGCACGCTAATTGTGTTTTTTGTGCTTCACGCtgtaatgcttttttttttaactggtgaATTTCCAAAACTTCCAATTAATAAAcgcattttcaaaatgttatcttccgttttcaaagaaattgaagtACATTAGTTGATAAATGTTCATGAATGATGCCAAAAAGTTCCGTAACGAAAAGCAACGACGCGAAGGACCACTGTCTCTTAACGACGAATAAAGCAGTAGGCGTCGTGTGACAATATCGGATATAAACTGTTGAAGAATTGAATGCGTAGTTCCTtatctttcatttagtttcactTATAAATACATAAGTTAAGAATAGATTATGGTTGCGGCCACATTATCACCTTTGCTATTCTCATGAATGTATTTCTGCAACACGATGGCAGttgatttatttcatataatataGCTCATTTGCAATCGACAATGTATGTAAATGTCACTTCAAAATCCCGTCCGAGTATATAGCTGTTCCGtagataaataaaacttttaacagGGAAAAttcaacgacgttccattcaagataattaatttctccatggCTATTTTATCGGAAATACGTATAGTGaaaccatatttatattttcaacactCATTCCAATGTattcaaattcaagtaaaataaaatcaaagtggccagtgtactgtaatcataatTCAAAATCGATCGTTCATTTAGGCGTCTGCCACTCGGACATGAAGTCGAAAAAAGAACCATCATACAgaaatagcaaatttattttaacgataaaataagaaacgaaTGGGTTATAAATTAATTCGGAGACCCTGTCTCCGAACGAATGTGAAAGCAGTAAGCGTCCGCGGTCATTAATTGTTTATGCATGCGTTTTGCGAAAAATCTTCTTGTTCCTttctcgaaaaatataaattaagaatgacattttttgtCTTCAGAGCAgcgattacaatttttaaacaaagatCTGTGATCAATTTTAACGTATTCATCCATTTTCGCCCTGACGTCAACGCGACATCGTACGATGTCTATGCATGTAACATTATGGTAGTGTAATTGTCTACGAATGTATTAAAACGAGGAATGAATAcaaaatgatgttatttatttaaaagaattaatgcAATTATGAATTGATTGACTTAAAGCTTCAAtatgtttttcaggaaataacaatattaaaatagagATCCATACACGTAATATAATATCGCTTAAAATATTCCGCCCTCTTCACTGCAAATATTGAGTAGTCACTGccattttttttgtgaaactgcaatttattgcatgatataatttcattaaaaatttaaaatcatatacGGAATTATTGACCTATGAAAGTGTGAACACAAAGCTtagttgatatttaataattattaccacCTTTTCTGCATTTGGCGTAGTTGTGCTATATTGTCTTAAAACTCTTCCTGCAACTCTTCTTATTTTCCACTACATGTTATTTAGTCACGAGTTGTTACATGCGTATGAATATGCGTTAATATGCATGTAACAGTTTCGTAAATGGGTTCTcggacgtccgtcaatcggtaaagatgtgtTCCTTTGCGCTGTGgacccctcccccaggcaacacACAACTGCCAGCGCTGCGCGGGCAAGGTCGTTGAGCACTCTAGCAGCCCATTGTTGATGGAAAGCCTTCTGAAAAGAATATCCCCGCTTGAGACGAAGGGATGCCGCCAAAAGGATATTTGAATGTGCATGTGAAAATCCAAAATAACTATACTTTCACCCTTGTCTGTCTTTTGCGGGTTTTCCCAACGCTTTTCACCCCATTCGTGTCCTTTCTATCCTGCGTGTCGCATTTCTCGATCCACCCACCCTTTTAATACAACACCGTACGGTAATGTACGCGACAAATGTGAATATTGTACGCCACAGAGGATGACATGAGAACGTCTACGCGAACATGCTCGCGTAGACGTCAAGGCGATAAACCAACCGTCGGGCAATGAAAATGGTTTTCCTCGAAATATAGGATACAATATTCAGAATGCATTtgacattatttagctcatttctcaattaataatgtatctaaaaatcacgttaccATCCCGTCCGATTATATAGCTTCTcccaaattaaatataaattttcactatgaaaaatcAAAGACGTTCCATTCCAGATAATTCATTTCTCCATGACTATTTCCTCCGAAATACGAATgatgaaaggaaaattatatttccgaCAATTATTCCAATTTATTGTAATTCAAGTAGAATTACATCAAAGTGACCGGTGTACTGTAACCATAATTCAAAATCGatcgtccatttaggcgtctgcgactcggACATGAAGGCGATGAAAGAACCATTGCGTAATGAACATAGTTTATCTCGAAATATAGGATACAATATTGATAGTGCGTTCTCGGAGAAAATGATCTTATTGGTATAGCCACAGGGCATGGCAGATTGAAAAAGTAAAGTGACGAATTGCAGATTGCATTTGATTTCTTGAACGAAGTGTGTTACTAAACGTGGAATAATCAATGTTATGTGTACGTGCCGGATGAGAAAGGCATTCAGCTTTCATAATTCCCGTATGTAGAATCAGTTCAATTTTCTAGCGTGACGTATCGTATGTGCACGCTAATTGTGTTTTTTGTGCTTCACGctgtaatgcttttttttaactgGTGAATTTCCAAAACTTCCAATTAATAAAcgcattttcaaaatgttatcttccgttttcaaagaaattgaagtgCATTAGTTGATAAATGTTCATGAATGATGCGCCTAAAATCTTTGCAATGTTTATCaggaaataacaatattaaaattgagaTCCATACACGTAATATAATATACCaatttttctgaggaaaataaaaattaaatgctaaaactgtaccactgtgccccagtctcccctatcgTTTAAAATATTCCGCTCTCTTCACTGCTGACATTAAGCAATCAGTGCCTAATTCCAGTGAAGCTGCAATTCATAGTTTTAAtacagttttatttaaattttgaaatcatgtACGTTATTTGCGACCTATGAAAGTGTTAATACACAACTTActtcatatttaataattgttACCACATTTTCTGCACTGGGCCTATTTGTGCTTGTAATATCAGGGGtagaatttttttgataaagttaaaAGTCATCCATTTGAAGTTTGAATGAGTTTATAGCAGTTTTTCCACGCCACCCGAGAGGTAACTGGCAAGGCGCGTTTCccttttttatacgtagacgtaACGGAAAAGGGATCCCCACGCCCCAGTTGAAAATATCCCCAAGTAAACCGGCCGAGAGAGCACAGCAAACgtaaagacaatatttttcaactgGCACATAGGCCTACTTGTAACCGACAAACACAAAGACACACACAGCCATTCACGCATCACATTCACACGTGCAAGCACTCCCTACCACACACTCCTCTCCAAGCATTCCATCACCACCTCCATCCCCCTCTGATTAGGGTGGACACCGTCGGGACGGCGACGATTACCTTTACCCATATACCTGtacggaagaaggaaaggaaatgaaaacaaccTTCATTGGGCATTGGAAAACCATATGAGAATGAAATACTAACCTCTCAAAAAATGTGTCGTCTACCCCACCGTGATCGACAAGAAAAGGAGTTGTGATATCTACGACCCGGATCCCCCCTGTAAAATAAGTCAGTTATGAGAGGAACGGTTAACGTCATCCTGGTACGTGAGTGCGAATACTGTGTAATATCTTACATCTGTAATACCGGTGTAGCCACCGTCCCAGCGCCAGTACGTGTCTCCTGTATATGACATTACGCCACATAGCTGGCGCTGGAGGTATTGTCAGGAAGGTAACTGCAGGGGCCAACACCCGCAGCTTCATTATTAATCGATGTATATCGGCCCTCAACGTTCGATATACGCAATCCTGGATGAAAGGGGAGAAATACTGCAATTTATTGGCATGATATGGTATTATTAGAttagattattttgatcaaaattcgttcaactgagaagcacatgaaagcagctcagtgttacaatgatatcaaaattcttaattaataaaacttttaacgGCGAAAATTAAACGACATTCCATTCAAGATAATTCATTTCTCCATGGCTACTTTATCCGGAATACGTATAGTGAAACCATA
The nucleotide sequence above comes from Ischnura elegans chromosome 13, ioIscEleg1.1, whole genome shotgun sequence. Encoded proteins:
- the LOC124170405 gene encoding uncharacterized protein LOC124170405, encoding MRTSSASQQGRWKDIVRSCRNPAAVHYPLPTMEGPVMCGHQLLGDSHMVRLGAYLGWRMEGVRPARIGLCVSGQTVLQLRRLVDDHGYFAKPVIVLIGSNDLRNDCVYRTLRADIHRLIMKLRVLAPAVTFLTIPPAPAMWRNVIYRRHVLALGRWLHRYYRWGIRVVDITTPFLVHHGGVDDTFFERYMGKGNRRRPDGVHLNQRGMEVVMECLERSVW